In Acidaminococcus fermentans DSM 20731, one genomic interval encodes:
- a CDS encoding universal stress protein, producing MFQKIVVPVDGSKTAWKALDTAASLAGKYGGDLVVVNVVEPYDAISSMSMHLDRVVLEKALKAMKKASLDVLDDAKARLEKAGFAGKADFVEKEGNAAELILSVARKEGADSVVMGSRGLSGITEFLLGSVSTKVTQYAEIPVLVVK from the coding sequence ATGTTCCAGAAGATCGTTGTTCCGGTGGATGGATCCAAGACGGCTTGGAAGGCATTGGATACGGCAGCTTCTCTGGCTGGAAAGTATGGAGGGGACCTGGTGGTCGTCAATGTGGTGGAACCTTATGACGCCATCAGCAGCATGTCCATGCATCTGGACCGGGTGGTCCTGGAAAAGGCATTGAAGGCCATGAAAAAGGCCAGCCTCGATGTGCTGGATGATGCCAAGGCCAGACTGGAAAAGGCAGGTTTTGCCGGGAAGGCAGATTTTGTGGAAAAAGAGGGAAATGCCGCGGAACTGATCCTCTCCGTAGCCCGGAAAGAAGGGGCTGATTCGGTGGTCATGGGCAGCCGGGGCCTCAGCGGGATCACGGAATTCCTGCTGGGCAGCGTCAGCACCAAGGTGACCCAGTATGCGGAAATTCCTGTTCTTGTGGTGAAATAA
- a CDS encoding universal stress protein, which yields MFKKILVPVDGSQTSWKALDTARSLAEKYDGRLLVITVMIPYGSGSFLQMSLDQTLIDQNNAAMKKAGFATLDMAKDKLGSYAGDVEYLEETGNPAELILDACKEKGCDTIVIGSRGLSGVEEFLLGSVSSKVSQYAKVPVVVVK from the coding sequence ATGTTCAAAAAAATCCTGGTACCGGTGGATGGCTCCCAGACTTCCTGGAAGGCACTGGATACTGCCAGATCCCTGGCGGAAAAATATGATGGCAGGCTGCTGGTGATTACGGTGATGATCCCCTATGGGTCCGGCAGCTTCCTGCAGATGTCCCTGGATCAGACCCTGATCGATCAGAACAATGCAGCCATGAAAAAGGCCGGCTTTGCCACCCTGGATATGGCCAAGGATAAACTGGGCAGTTACGCAGGGGATGTGGAATATCTGGAAGAAACCGGGAATCCGGCGGAACTGATCCTGGATGCATGCAAGGAAAAAGGCTGTGATACCATCGTCATCGGCAGCCGGGGCCTCAGCGGCGTGGAGGAATTCCTGCTGGGCAGTGTGAGCAGCAAGGTTTCCCAGTATGCCAAAGTTCCGGTTGTGGTGGTAAAATAA
- a CDS encoding universal stress protein, whose amino-acid sequence MFEKILVPVDGSETSWRALAEAKELAEAFKGELLVVNVIQPYNNSAMLVVPLDQATISQGNEELTKIGNSVLDTAKEKLKDFKGKAEFDLEVGHPSERVLAVCKEKKCTAIVIGSRGLSGIAEFFLGSVSSKVSQYADVPVLIVK is encoded by the coding sequence ATGTTTGAAAAAATCTTGGTTCCGGTGGATGGTTCCGAAACTTCTTGGAGAGCTCTGGCAGAAGCCAAAGAACTGGCAGAGGCCTTCAAGGGCGAATTGCTGGTGGTCAATGTGATCCAGCCCTACAACAATTCGGCCATGCTGGTGGTGCCCCTGGATCAGGCTACCATCAGTCAGGGGAATGAAGAACTGACGAAAATCGGCAACAGCGTACTGGATACGGCCAAGGAAAAACTGAAGGACTTCAAGGGCAAAGCGGAATTCGACCTGGAAGTGGGTCATCCGTCCGAACGGGTCCTGGCCGTGTGCAAGGAAAAGAAATGCACGGCTATCGTCATTGGCAGCCGGGGTCTCAGCGGCATTGCCGAGTTCTTCCTGGGCAGCGTCAGCAGCAAGGTTTCCCAGTATGCCGACGTACCGGTACTGATCGTAAAATAA
- a CDS encoding universal stress protein — translation MINKILVPVDGSKIALRALEFAMEIGGKFGSEIIVINIDVPYDLSRIKPPRRDKNGNVIPVEAAAPTPLEEAEKEAKKAGYERITFKKVVDIDPAERICAEAEKDDTDLIIMGNRGMGVLAGFFLGSVSTKVSQSAHCPVTIVK, via the coding sequence ATGATCAACAAAATCCTGGTTCCTGTAGACGGTTCGAAGATTGCGCTCCGTGCCCTGGAATTTGCCATGGAGATCGGCGGCAAATTCGGGTCGGAAATCATTGTCATCAATATCGATGTGCCCTATGACCTGAGCCGGATCAAACCTCCTCGGAGAGACAAGAACGGCAATGTGATCCCGGTGGAAGCCGCGGCGCCCACTCCGCTGGAAGAAGCGGAAAAGGAAGCCAAGAAGGCAGGGTATGAACGAATCACCTTCAAGAAAGTGGTGGACATCGATCCGGCAGAACGGATCTGTGCCGAAGCGGAAAAGGACGATACGGATCTGATCATCATGGGGAACCGGGGCATGGGTGTGCTGGCCGGATTCTTCCTGGGCAGTGTCAGCACCAAAGTATCCCAGAGTGCCCATTGCCCGGTGACCATTGTGAAGTAA
- a CDS encoding Na+/H+ antiporter NhaC family protein — MEPVDVGILSLLPPIIAISLALVTKEVISSLMLGILSGGLIYAAASGGGLVAMSSAAFEIMSKTVGTPDKFNIILFLALLGALVCVVNKAGGSQAYGQWATRKITSRRAAELATSILGILIFIDDYFNCLTVGTVMKPVTDKYRISRAKLAYIIDTTAAPVCIIAPISSWAAAVGSTLYETGAFPNEMSAFFATIPYNMYAILSILMVTVLSLTDLEFGPMAKVEYLAETKGELGAIDQKAAQQQQPVTAKGTVYDLLIPIAALIVFTILAMLYNGGYWSKGLSFQAAIGNSNSSAALVLGGFWALLVAFFQFVPRKLLTFRQFMDSIGAGINTMVPAYIILTLAWTIGTLCQNYLGTGKFIGMLVQTSHLPMELLPAIVFLVAAGLSFSIGTAWGTFGLFIPIVVFICQSATPTIMTVTLSATLAGSVFGDHCSPISDTTILSSSGAGCSHIQHVGTQIPYACVVAACCFVAYLAAGFSGGSALLTLVTGIGLLLLSLFLLHRRAKRRLAK; from the coding sequence ATGGAACCTGTTGATGTGGGGATTCTTTCCCTGCTGCCCCCGATTATTGCCATCTCTCTTGCGCTTGTCACCAAAGAAGTGATTTCTTCCCTGATGCTGGGGATCCTGTCCGGCGGCCTGATTTATGCAGCTGCTTCCGGCGGCGGTCTGGTGGCCATGAGTTCTGCCGCTTTTGAAATCATGTCCAAGACCGTAGGGACCCCGGACAAATTCAATATCATCCTGTTCCTGGCCCTGCTGGGTGCCCTGGTCTGTGTGGTGAACAAGGCCGGCGGTTCCCAGGCCTACGGCCAATGGGCCACCCGGAAGATCACCAGCCGGCGGGCCGCGGAACTGGCTACCAGTATCCTGGGCATCCTGATCTTCATCGATGACTACTTCAACTGCCTGACCGTGGGTACAGTCATGAAGCCGGTGACGGACAAATACCGGATTTCCCGGGCCAAGCTGGCATATATCATCGATACCACCGCCGCCCCCGTCTGCATCATCGCCCCCATTTCCAGTTGGGCGGCAGCCGTGGGCTCCACGCTCTACGAAACCGGAGCCTTCCCCAACGAAATGTCCGCCTTCTTCGCCACCATCCCCTACAACATGTATGCCATCCTGTCCATCCTGATGGTCACCGTCCTGTCCCTGACGGATCTGGAATTCGGTCCCATGGCCAAAGTGGAATACCTGGCGGAAACCAAGGGTGAACTGGGGGCCATTGACCAGAAGGCCGCCCAACAGCAGCAGCCGGTAACCGCCAAAGGCACGGTGTATGACCTGCTGATTCCCATTGCCGCCCTGATTGTCTTCACCATCCTGGCCATGCTCTACAACGGCGGATACTGGTCCAAGGGGCTTTCCTTCCAGGCAGCCATCGGCAACAGCAACTCTTCCGCCGCTCTGGTACTGGGCGGATTCTGGGCCCTGCTGGTGGCCTTCTTCCAGTTTGTTCCCCGGAAACTGCTGACCTTCCGGCAATTCATGGACAGCATCGGTGCCGGGATCAACACCATGGTGCCGGCCTACATCATCCTGACCCTGGCCTGGACCATTGGCACCCTGTGCCAGAACTACCTGGGAACCGGGAAATTCATCGGCATGCTGGTCCAGACCAGCCACCTGCCCATGGAACTGCTGCCGGCCATCGTCTTCCTGGTGGCCGCCGGCCTGTCCTTCTCCATCGGCACCGCCTGGGGCACCTTCGGACTGTTCATCCCCATTGTAGTGTTCATCTGCCAGTCCGCCACCCCCACCATCATGACCGTCACCCTGTCTGCCACCCTGGCCGGCTCCGTGTTCGGGGACCACTGTTCCCCCATTTCCGATACCACCATCCTGTCCTCTTCCGGGGCCGGCTGCAGCCACATCCAGCATGTGGGCACCCAGATCCCCTATGCCTGTGTGGTGGCCGCCTGCTGCTTCGTGGCTTACCTGGCTGCCGGTTTTTCCGGCGGCAGTGCCCTGCTGACCCTGGTCACCGGCATCGGCCTGCTTCTGTTGTCCCTGTTCCTGCTCCACAGACGAGCGAAGAGGAGATTGGCGAAATGA
- a CDS encoding alanine/glycine:cation symporter family protein has protein sequence MENLFAWINSVLKFVGPLSDFFWDIPTQFSWYKNLPLLGSFSFAIIVLVGSGIYFTLRLHCIQLTHMGEAIRLLIRRRSAETGISPLAAFMLSSAMRVGPGNILGVTGAISVGGPGALFWMWVSAFFGMGTAFVEGTMAQLFKEKRRGQFVGGLPFYGRALFGGSRTVGIFLSLLYIFYALGCLPAQGYNVVSSVGAIGSLVSGVEVPTKSFFYYGTAAVVLLFTAVLAFGGIKKVTRATNAMVPVMAVIYVATTVLLIVTNVQSVPYFFEAVFTGAFRPEAFFGGVFGTVLVQGVKRGLMSNEAGQGTITMSAASADDEHPCEQGLLSAAGVFLDTHIICTMTGFIVIMAHAWTQDPTAWKAAGKLPRYLLSVTSMTPTAGINTAVTLALTLCFCLFAYTCLIGMISFSEIASARLSQNPRVIVAVRCLCLLVAAFGILVNIAGYDLSNLWAFSDLANIVMVYCNVPLLYKGFQYVLKAQRHFVSGSTEPFDGKKILGIDTPCWPRK, from the coding sequence ATGGAAAATTTGTTTGCATGGATCAATTCCGTTCTGAAGTTTGTCGGCCCCCTTTCTGACTTTTTCTGGGACATTCCCACCCAGTTTTCCTGGTACAAAAATCTGCCTTTGTTGGGAAGCTTTTCGTTCGCCATTATCGTCCTGGTGGGGTCGGGGATCTACTTTACCCTGCGGCTCCACTGCATCCAGCTGACCCACATGGGGGAGGCCATCCGTCTCCTGATCCGCCGGCGCAGTGCAGAAACGGGGATATCGCCTCTGGCCGCCTTTATGCTCAGTTCCGCCATGCGGGTGGGTCCTGGGAACATCCTGGGAGTCACCGGGGCCATTTCCGTAGGAGGACCGGGAGCCTTGTTCTGGATGTGGGTTTCCGCCTTTTTCGGTATGGGTACCGCCTTTGTGGAAGGGACCATGGCCCAGCTGTTCAAGGAAAAACGCCGGGGACAGTTTGTAGGCGGTCTGCCTTTTTACGGCAGGGCCCTGTTCGGCGGCAGCCGGACTGTGGGGATTTTTCTTTCCCTGCTGTACATTTTCTATGCCCTGGGCTGTCTGCCGGCCCAGGGATATAATGTGGTTTCTTCCGTGGGCGCCATCGGATCCCTGGTTTCCGGGGTGGAGGTTCCCACCAAATCGTTCTTTTATTACGGAACAGCGGCGGTGGTCCTGCTTTTTACGGCTGTGCTGGCTTTCGGGGGCATCAAGAAAGTCACCCGGGCCACCAATGCCATGGTGCCGGTGATGGCCGTGATCTATGTGGCCACTACGGTGCTGCTGATCGTGACCAATGTCCAGTCCGTTCCCTATTTCTTTGAAGCGGTATTTACCGGGGCCTTCCGGCCGGAAGCCTTTTTCGGCGGGGTGTTCGGCACCGTCCTGGTACAAGGGGTAAAACGGGGGCTCATGAGCAACGAAGCCGGCCAGGGAACCATTACCATGTCCGCGGCTTCCGCCGATGATGAACATCCCTGTGAACAGGGACTTCTGTCCGCTGCCGGGGTGTTCCTGGATACCCACATCATCTGCACCATGACCGGGTTCATTGTGATCATGGCCCATGCCTGGACCCAGGATCCCACGGCCTGGAAAGCCGCCGGCAAGCTGCCCAGGTATCTGCTGTCCGTAACCAGCATGACCCCTACGGCGGGCATCAACACTGCAGTGACACTGGCCCTGACCCTGTGCTTCTGCCTGTTCGCCTATACCTGCCTGATTGGGATGATTTCCTTCTCGGAAATCGCTTCGGCCCGGCTGAGCCAAAATCCCCGGGTCATCGTTGCCGTCCGCTGCCTGTGTCTTTTGGTGGCCGCTTTCGGGATCCTGGTGAACATTGCCGGCTATGACCTGAGCAACCTGTGGGCCTTCTCCGATCTGGCCAACATCGTCATGGTCTACTGCAACGTGCCTCTGCTGTACAAAGGCTTCCAGTACGTGCTGAAAGCTCAGCGCCACTTTGTCAGCGGCAGCACCGAACCCTTTGACGGAAAGAAAATCCTGGGGATCGATACCCCCTGCTGGCCGAGGAAATAA
- a CDS encoding PLP-dependent aminotransferase family protein — MEYKFAKRMAGMQASAVREILKVTQRPEVISFAGGLPAPELFPVEEIGKVCQEVCAAEGHKVLQYATTEGRPSLRAKIADRMNRKYKSHLGAENILITTGSQQNLDMAGKIFFDEGDVVLMESPTYLAAINAFKAYQPVFKEVPTDDKGMIPEELDKILAETPRAKLIYVIPDFQNPTGICWSLERRQKFMEVVNKYNIPVLEDNPYGELRYEGETLPSLQSMDTKDLVMAMGTFSKTFCPGLRIGWLAAPVTLMKEFVKVKQSADLHTSAFDQAIIDRYMDEYSLDEHVAEINKLYKHRRDLLLKTMEETFTDGTTWTRPEGGLFLWLTFPEGVSARKVFDKCIEKNVAGVLGEFFYPNIKNDRHMRINYSNMPDDRIVEGVRRMAEALKEIKEGK, encoded by the coding sequence ATGGAATACAAATTTGCCAAACGCATGGCCGGGATGCAGGCTTCCGCCGTCCGGGAAATCCTGAAGGTGACCCAGCGTCCGGAAGTGATTTCCTTTGCCGGAGGACTGCCGGCACCGGAACTGTTCCCGGTGGAGGAAATCGGCAAAGTCTGTCAGGAAGTCTGCGCTGCGGAAGGCCACAAGGTGCTCCAGTATGCCACCACGGAAGGCCGTCCTTCCCTGCGGGCCAAGATTGCCGACCGGATGAACCGGAAATACAAATCCCATCTGGGTGCCGAAAACATCCTGATCACCACTGGTTCCCAGCAGAACCTGGATATGGCCGGGAAGATTTTCTTTGACGAAGGGGATGTGGTGCTGATGGAAAGCCCCACCTACCTGGCAGCCATCAACGCTTTCAAGGCCTACCAGCCCGTATTCAAGGAAGTCCCCACTGACGACAAAGGGATGATCCCGGAAGAACTGGACAAGATCCTGGCGGAAACGCCCCGGGCCAAACTGATCTACGTGATCCCGGATTTCCAGAACCCCACTGGCATCTGCTGGAGCCTGGAACGGCGGCAGAAATTCATGGAAGTGGTCAACAAATACAATATCCCCGTACTGGAAGACAACCCCTATGGGGAACTCCGGTACGAAGGGGAAACTCTCCCCTCCCTCCAGAGCATGGACACCAAGGACCTGGTCATGGCCATGGGGACCTTCTCCAAGACCTTCTGCCCTGGTCTGCGGATTGGCTGGCTGGCGGCTCCCGTCACCCTGATGAAAGAATTCGTCAAGGTAAAACAGAGTGCTGACCTGCACACCTCCGCCTTCGATCAGGCCATCATCGACCGGTACATGGATGAATACAGCCTGGATGAACATGTGGCAGAAATCAACAAACTGTACAAACACCGCCGTGACCTGCTGCTGAAGACCATGGAAGAAACCTTCACCGACGGCACCACCTGGACCCGTCCGGAAGGGGGCCTGTTCCTGTGGCTGACCTTCCCGGAAGGAGTCAGCGCCCGGAAGGTCTTCGACAAATGCATCGAAAAGAACGTGGCCGGTGTGCTGGGCGAATTCTTCTATCCCAACATCAAGAACGACCGGCACATGCGGATCAACTATTCCAACATGCCGGATGACCGGATTGTGGAAGGGGTCAGACGGATGGCGGAAGCGCTGAAGGAAATCAAAGAAGGGAAGTAA
- the polA gene encoding DNA polymerase I: protein MDEKFLLIDGSSLIHRAFFALPPLTNKNGVNTGAVYGLCNMILKLLQEIQPSYMLVAFDKSRKTFRTEKFPEYKGQRKATPPELKEQFPLSIQLLQSMGIPTLEVDNYEADDIIGTLSSGAPENVQVRIVTGDRDEFQLIKGNVQVLFTKKGISNIAVYDEKAFGEEYQGLQPRQIIDLKGLMGDTSDNIPGVPGVGPKTALKLITEYRTVENVLDHAEEVKGKALKEKLRNNREQALLSKDLATICLQVPIDRDPGAYVLTGLTEESRQLMQELQFKNLWDRFVPVLGCAAGTDAGSSDPLSLFGQPVAAETLDTVEITSDAQGEALVEEIRARGKQVALAWQLKGSLPVLEMERLDLAFAGKHYVFCPETAGKEAVLSLLQDPAISKAAADPKELYKYMMGQGKNLQGITDDPALAGYLYEPGASGYGIQALGEEFLPAASGEGAQDTAALVPVLREKLEERGLTRLYEDIELPLTENLAEMEFTGIAVDQAMLDEVTGEMTKKVQALEQQAWDQAGEQFNLNSPKQLGVLLFEKLGLPIIKKTKTGYSTDVSVLEALQGEHPLIETLISYRQLSKLLSTYLLGLHPLINPATGRIHTHFNQMATVTGRLSSTEPNLQNIPTRTEVGKRMREMFVPGEGYDLLMSCDYSQVELRVMASIAQDELLLDSFRHGQDVHARTASEIFGVPLDQVTPYMRSKAKTVNFGIIYGISDFGLARQLGVPRGEAAQYIESYFARYTGVKAYMEREKQKAREMGYVETLFGRRRYLPDINAKNFNRRSFAERTAINTPIQGTAADIIKVAMLKVARNLKEARVKSRVLLQVHDELVLEIPAAEQETVGKIVKETMEHAVDLAVPLVADVAVGKNWARAK, encoded by the coding sequence ATGGACGAAAAATTCCTTCTCATCGACGGCAGCAGCCTGATCCACCGGGCTTTCTTCGCGCTGCCGCCCCTGACCAATAAAAACGGCGTGAACACCGGGGCGGTGTACGGCCTGTGCAACATGATCCTGAAGCTGCTCCAGGAAATCCAGCCCAGCTATATGCTGGTGGCTTTTGACAAATCCCGGAAAACCTTCCGGACAGAAAAATTCCCGGAATACAAGGGACAGCGGAAAGCCACCCCTCCGGAACTGAAAGAACAGTTCCCCCTGTCCATCCAATTGCTCCAGAGCATGGGGATCCCCACCCTGGAAGTGGACAATTATGAAGCGGATGACATTATCGGAACCCTGTCCAGCGGGGCTCCGGAGAATGTGCAGGTACGGATCGTCACCGGGGACCGGGATGAGTTCCAGCTGATTAAGGGCAATGTCCAGGTGCTGTTCACCAAAAAGGGCATCTCCAATATCGCCGTCTATGATGAAAAAGCCTTCGGGGAAGAATACCAGGGGCTGCAGCCCCGGCAGATCATCGATCTGAAAGGGCTGATGGGGGATACCAGCGACAATATCCCCGGAGTGCCCGGGGTGGGGCCCAAAACGGCCCTGAAGCTGATCACGGAATACCGGACGGTGGAAAATGTCCTGGACCATGCGGAAGAAGTCAAAGGCAAGGCCCTGAAGGAAAAACTCCGGAACAACCGGGAACAGGCCCTTCTGTCCAAGGACCTGGCCACCATCTGTCTCCAGGTGCCCATCGACCGGGATCCCGGAGCCTATGTGCTCACCGGGCTTACGGAGGAAAGCCGGCAGCTGATGCAGGAACTCCAGTTCAAGAACCTGTGGGACCGGTTCGTACCGGTACTGGGCTGTGCCGCCGGGACGGACGCCGGCAGCAGCGATCCCCTTTCCCTGTTCGGGCAGCCGGTGGCGGCGGAAACCCTGGATACGGTGGAAATCACCAGCGATGCCCAGGGGGAAGCTCTGGTGGAAGAAATCCGCGCCCGGGGCAAACAGGTGGCCCTGGCCTGGCAGCTGAAGGGCAGCCTGCCGGTGCTGGAAATGGAACGGCTGGATCTGGCCTTTGCCGGGAAACACTATGTGTTCTGCCCGGAAACCGCCGGGAAGGAAGCGGTACTGTCCCTGCTCCAGGATCCTGCCATCTCCAAGGCGGCAGCGGATCCCAAAGAACTGTACAAATACATGATGGGGCAGGGAAAGAATCTCCAGGGCATTACCGATGACCCGGCTCTGGCCGGCTATCTCTACGAACCGGGCGCCTCCGGATACGGAATCCAGGCACTGGGCGAAGAATTCCTGCCCGCCGCCAGCGGAGAAGGGGCCCAGGATACGGCGGCCCTGGTGCCGGTGCTCCGGGAAAAGCTGGAGGAACGGGGACTGACCCGGCTCTATGAAGACATCGAGCTGCCGTTGACGGAAAATCTGGCGGAAATGGAGTTTACCGGCATTGCGGTGGACCAGGCCATGCTGGATGAGGTCACAGGGGAAATGACGAAAAAGGTCCAGGCACTGGAACAGCAGGCCTGGGATCAGGCAGGAGAACAGTTCAACCTGAATTCCCCCAAACAGCTGGGGGTGCTGCTGTTTGAAAAACTGGGGCTGCCCATCATCAAAAAGACCAAGACCGGGTATTCCACCGATGTGTCCGTTCTGGAAGCCCTCCAGGGAGAACATCCTCTGATTGAAACCCTGATCAGTTACCGGCAGCTGTCCAAACTGCTTTCCACCTATCTTCTGGGGCTCCATCCCCTGATCAACCCTGCCACCGGACGGATCCACACCCATTTCAACCAGATGGCAACAGTCACCGGCCGTCTGTCCAGTACGGAACCCAATCTCCAGAACATCCCCACCCGGACAGAAGTGGGCAAACGGATGCGGGAAATGTTCGTGCCCGGGGAAGGGTACGACCTGCTCATGAGCTGCGACTATTCCCAGGTGGAGCTCCGGGTGATGGCCAGCATCGCCCAGGACGAACTGCTGCTGGATTCCTTCCGCCACGGCCAGGATGTCCATGCCCGGACGGCTTCGGAAATTTTCGGAGTGCCCCTGGACCAGGTGACGCCCTACATGCGGAGCAAGGCCAAGACGGTGAACTTCGGGATCATCTACGGCATCAGCGATTTCGGCCTGGCCCGGCAGCTGGGGGTGCCCCGGGGCGAAGCGGCCCAATATATTGAAAGCTATTTTGCCCGGTACACCGGGGTGAAGGCGTATATGGAACGGGAAAAACAGAAGGCCCGGGAAATGGGCTATGTGGAGACACTGTTCGGCCGCCGCCGGTATCTGCCGGACATCAACGCCAAGAACTTCAACCGCCGGAGCTTTGCGGAACGGACTGCCATCAATACCCCCATCCAGGGGACGGCGGCGGATATCATCAAGGTGGCCATGCTGAAGGTGGCCCGGAACCTGAAGGAAGCCCGGGTGAAGAGCCGGGTGCTGCTCCAGGTCCACGACGAACTGGTACTGGAAATCCCGGCGGCTGAACAGGAAACCGTAGGGAAAATCGTCAAGGAAACCATGGAACATGCCGTGGATCTGGCCGTTCCCCTGGTGGCCGATGTGGCCGTAGGGAAGAACTGGGCCCGGGCCAAGTAA
- the mutM gene encoding bifunctional DNA-formamidopyrimidine glycosylase/DNA-(apurinic or apyrimidinic site) lyase, producing MPELPEVEQVRISLLPHIVGKTIEKVRVDLPKMILHPDPDAFARRLQGARFTGVRRRGKYLGLELEGGDWLLVHLRMTGALLALPKDQQEPPYTRMAFFLSGRENLYFTDIRTFGVAALVGEDGWRDKGYESLGPEPLEPALTAEYLRARAKGKTTVVKGFILDQSVIAGLGNIYADEALFAAGIRPTRRVNRLTRKEWEALTLGVRAVIHQGLEHHGTTFRNYQDADGKMGDNSRYLQVYHRKGLPCRRCGTLLKQIKVAGRGSVYCPHCQK from the coding sequence ATGCCGGAACTGCCGGAAGTGGAGCAGGTGCGGATCAGCCTGCTGCCCCATATTGTGGGAAAAACCATCGAAAAGGTCCGGGTGGATCTGCCCAAAATGATCCTCCACCCGGATCCGGACGCCTTTGCACGCCGGCTCCAGGGAGCCCGGTTCACCGGTGTCCGGCGTCGGGGCAAATACCTGGGGCTGGAACTGGAAGGGGGCGACTGGCTGCTGGTCCATCTCCGGATGACCGGCGCCCTGCTGGCCCTGCCCAAGGACCAGCAGGAACCGCCCTACACCCGGATGGCCTTTTTCCTGTCCGGGAGGGAGAACCTGTATTTTACGGATATCCGGACCTTTGGGGTGGCCGCTCTGGTGGGAGAGGACGGCTGGAGGGACAAGGGGTATGAAAGCCTGGGACCGGAACCTCTGGAACCGGCCCTCACCGCAGAGTACCTCCGGGCCAGAGCCAAAGGGAAAACCACGGTGGTGAAAGGGTTCATCCTGGACCAGTCCGTGATCGCCGGCCTGGGGAACATCTATGCGGATGAGGCCCTGTTCGCCGCCGGGATCCGACCCACCCGCCGGGTGAACCGCCTGACCCGGAAGGAATGGGAAGCTCTGACCCTCGGAGTCCGGGCGGTGATCCATCAGGGACTGGAGCATCACGGGACCACCTTCCGAAACTATCAGGATGCGGATGGGAAAATGGGGGACAACAGCCGGTATCTCCAGGTGTACCACCGGAAGGGGCTGCCCTGCCGGCGCTGCGGCACCCTGCTGAAACAGATCAAAGTGGCCGGACGGGGCAGCGTATACTGTCCCCACTGCCAGAAATAA
- the coaE gene encoding dephospho-CoA kinase (Dephospho-CoA kinase (CoaE) performs the final step in coenzyme A biosynthesis.) encodes MTVIGLTGGIASGKSTVSAYLKEKGIPVFDADGAAWEVEKAGSPCLRELTDAFGEGILTPEGELDRKEMARRAFHDPGVLQQLNAIVHRAVEQKRDGFLAAHRQDPVVILDAPLLLECGWEKVTDTVWLVYLPEEEQIRRAMIRSGMTREEVTDRIRKQMSLEEKKKKAQVVLDNQGSLEALYRQVDRELARILP; translated from the coding sequence ATGACAGTCATTGGTCTTACCGGAGGCATTGCTTCAGGAAAAAGCACCGTCAGTGCCTATTTGAAAGAAAAGGGGATTCCCGTATTCGATGCGGACGGAGCGGCCTGGGAGGTGGAAAAGGCCGGGTCCCCCTGTCTCCGGGAGCTGACGGATGCTTTCGGGGAAGGGATCCTGACCCCGGAAGGGGAACTGGACCGGAAGGAAATGGCCCGGCGGGCTTTCCATGATCCCGGGGTCCTGCAGCAGCTGAATGCCATCGTCCACCGGGCAGTGGAGCAGAAAAGGGATGGGTTCCTGGCTGCCCACCGGCAGGATCCGGTGGTGATCCTGGATGCTCCGCTGCTGCTGGAATGCGGCTGGGAAAAGGTGACGGATACCGTATGGCTGGTCTACCTCCCGGAAGAGGAGCAGATCCGACGGGCCATGATCCGGTCCGGCATGACCCGGGAAGAAGTGACGGACCGGATCCGGAAGCAGATGTCTCTGGAAGAAAAAAAGAAAAAAGCCCAGGTGGTCCTGGACAACCAGGGCAGCCTGGAGGCCCTGTACCGGCAGGTGGACCGGGAACTGGCACGGATCCTCCCCTGA